The sequence AAAAATATTGTTTACCTCGGTTTGCAACCGTTTGGGAGACTGTTTTTCTCAAATCAATTTTGACATTGTTTAGAGCAGTTTGAAGTTTCAATCTTTAGATTGGGAAAAAGGATATTAAAGATATGGTAGGTGCGCCCTATTTCAATTTTACTAGACGCTTATCTTTCGGAACGCTATAAAATCGAAACAGGATCCAAGCGCAAAGTTTAAGGGTAAGATTTGGGGAGTTAGCTTCCCAGGTTCTTTTTGGCTTTATAAAGGTTCATTAGGTTTTGCATGTCCTCCCCTACCTTCTTCTGTAAAACTCTAGCATAAATCTGTGTAGTGGATAATTTGGTGTGCCCCAAAAGCTTTGATACGGTTTCAATTGGAACCCCATTGGATAATGTCACTGTCGTGGCGAAGGTATGCCTAGCTACGTGAAAAGTAATATTCTTATAGATATGGGAAGCCATTGCAATCTCCTTCAAGTATTTATTGGTCTTTTGGTTACTATATACCGGTAGAAGTTTCCCGGTACGCTTTGATCCTTCTTCATACTTGTTTATTATTTCCCAAGCTCTTGGTAAAAGTGGAATCTTGAGTGGTTCGTCCGTTTTTGCCCTTTTGGTATGTATCCATCGGTTCCCGTCCAACCCAATAAGTATTTGATCGGGTCTTAAATCCTTAATATCGATGTAGGATAACCCCGTATAGCAACTGAAAAGGAAAATATCCTTGACCCTTTTCAGACCAATGATCATAAAATTGGTTTCTTCCAAAAGATTTAGTTCCCTTTCCGTAAGATAGTCCCGCTCGTTTTTAATGAAACGTAACTTATAGTTTTTGAATGGATTTTTATCCAACCACTCCATTCGAATTGCCATGTTGGTTATTTTCATAAGTCGGGACATATGTTTCATCACACCGTTATTTGAACATATCTTTCTTTCTTTTTTGGGCTTGTATGTCCGTATGAAATTCTCAAAATCAACGATAAACCTATAGTTGAGTTGCACCAAATAGATGTCATCGGTCTTTAGTCTTTCCTGAAGAAACTCTTTCAAGTACCTTTCCGTCGAAAAGTAGTTCTTTAAGGTACCTGCCTTTAGTTCGTTGTTGATGTTCCTGTTATGAAAGGCTACGGCTTGCATCAAAGTTATACGTTGTTCATCCTCTCCGAGGTACCTCAGCTTGATCGCTTTTGCCGTGATCAGTTTCCTTTCGGAATGTAGTTGTTTGTGTGCATTGAGGACTTCCGCATATACATCATCCAAATATGCATTGAGCAAAATCAGGTTTTCAGAGGTTTCTTTGGCCCGACATCTGAAAATATCCCAATTGCTCATTGCGATGTCCCGTTTAATACTGAGTTCTGCTCGTTCCTTATTGACGGTAATTCGGACGTAAATGTCCAACCATTCTGGATTGTTACGCTTTTTCCTGGTGAAGAAAATCACTCCTAAAGTGCTGTCTGTACGCATACTGCAAGTCTTTCTGTTAAACATTGTTTTGTTTAAAGACTACATCTAAATTGCTCTAAATGTCACTTAAAGTTAGCACAAAATGCATACCGCTTTGCACACCGAATTGCACACCAAAAGGGTGGTTTCAGATGATATCATATGAATGCAAGGAAAATGAAAAACCCTGCTAATCAATAAATTAGCAGGGTTTGATTCCACTTGAAAAGTGGTTCGTCGGGGTGGCAGAAGGCCAACCCATTTCTTATATCCCTTTAAAATCGGGCACTTTCTCTGTTTTTGATTTTTTTGTTCCCGATTTGTTCCCTTTTTATATGATTTAACTTGTGTTAATTTATATTCCAAGATACAAAAACTATGAACCAGAAACAACTTAAACCACCGGCAAACTCATTGAAAAACACCATTTACTCAATGCTCCTTTGAACTCTTCCACAATTGTTATAGCTTTTATAATTAACAAGAATTAAGGCACAATAATTGATATTAATTTTTAATATGGTCTGACCTTTAATTAAGCATAGCCCCAATTTAAGAATGCCTTGACCTGCTATGGTTACTAACGCTCAAAGGTCAGCTTATGGAATTACAACTACTATCCCAAGAACTTTCGGAAGAATTGGCAAGAATCGAATCGATTACCAAAGATGTAGTCAAAAAAAGTGATTTGTCCATCGTTTTATGTCGAAATCTATTAATTAAGTTCAAAAGAAGTATTTCAAAAATCAAATTCCACTCCCCCACTGAAGAGATCCATTTTTTTAAGCAGATCAAACAGATACCTCTTAGCAACTTGGTGTACTTTTTTGAACTTAAGTCCTTTGAAATACACTATCCAAAAGGCAGTGATTCTTCCAAGAAAAAATATATCAACAGAAAGCTTAAGAAGTTGAATGTGTTTTTCTCCCATAATCTTGACTTTATACAATACATCGACCAAGAGAAAACCTATTTGGATACCCATTACTTTACAAGAGCGTTTTTCGATGAATTCAACATTACTCATGCCCGTTATTATTTTAGGGATCCCGATTTTAGCACCTCCCATGATTTATTGCTAGCCAAATTGAGTGCCAATCGAAGATTAATAGTTTATATGGACCAAAGACTATCCAACATTGGAAGATTGAATGGCCATGTAATTACTCCCTCAAACCGTTTAAACTGGACTGGAAGTAAAACAGATATGACCGAATTGGTATATGCACTAAAAAGTTCCGGAGCAATTAACCAAGGTAGGGCCAGTATTCGTGAGATTACCAAAGCATTGGAGCAACTATTTCATTTTAGAAGTGGTGACCCATATCAAAACTACAGGGAGATTCGAATCAGGAAAAAGAGCCGTACCAAATTCTTGGATAATTTAACCATCAGTTTACAATCTGATTTGGACAAAGCTGACGAATAACAAATACTCCATAGCCACACCTTCAAGATGTTAAAATTTTACCCTACCTGGGGAGAACTGGTGATTTTTTTCCTTTAAATCCATTCAAGTTTGTACAAAGAATGTCAAACGATATGGATTGGGTACAAATCAAAATCCAATCCTTAAAAAAAGAATAGTTATGCCAGCGAATATCATTACCGCAGATGATTTAAAGGAGTTCAAAGAAAAACTTGTCTCCGAAATCAAGGAACTCTTGAATAATTACAATCGTATCACAATTGACAAATGGATCAAATCGAACATTGTGATGAAAAAATTGGGCATTAGCCCGGGCACTTTGCAGAACTTCCGAATCAATGAAACCATACCTTTTTCCAAACTGGGAGGTATCATTTATTACGATGAGGAAGAAATCGACGAGATTTTAAAAAACAATAAGAACTTCTTTTTAAAAAATCGAAATGATAGTCGCTACATATAACATCCAGAACATTTTTTACCGCGACAGGGTCTTGATAAAAAAGTACCGAGAAGAAAATCGTGAATTATGGATTAAGGAGTTTGAAACACTAATGCTTAAGAGAATGCGTACCAACGAAGAATTCAATCGAATGCGCGCTTTATCGCAGCTCCTGGGTTTTGAGGATTCTCAGCACAGTCCGTACTTCACGATGATACACAAAATGGGGCAATTGTTTTTAAAGAAGGAGGTAGCGGTAAACACCCACAGGGCAACACATTTAACGGATTGGAACGGTTGGGTAAAACTAAACTCTAATCCCATAAATGATATCGCTATTGAGAATAAGGGTAAAATTATCAAAGAAGCATCAGCGGATATACTCATTTTATTGGAAGTTGAGGACAGGACTTCGTTGTTGGAATTTAATAAGTATTTCTTATCTCATGCCTATACTCATATGTTGTATTTGGAAACCAATGATATTTACGGCAGGGGAATTGGTGTGTTGACCAAAGAGGGTTATGAGGTAAAATCGATGAAATCCCACGTCAACGATTTTGATGATGACGGTAATCCCATTTTTGATATGGATTTGCAGGAATATAAAATCAGCACACCCAATGGGACACTTGTAACCGTATTATCCACCTGTTTTTTAGAGGACACCCAAAACCCTGCACAATCCAATACTAAGATTGAAATTCAATCCAAAAGGATTGCAGAAGTATATCAAACATTAAATGTTTCGAATAGTTTGATTGCCGTTGTGGGCACTTTAAATGTACCGTCATATAGTAAACTGCTTTCGTCCATAATTGGGGAAACCGATTTACGAGATGTTTCAAAGCATCACACGTTCGAGGTGGATTTAGACAAGGGAAAGGACTCCAGATATTTCCGTTTGGGAGCCTATAAAATGGGCGTGAACATAAAGCAACGTGATTATTTGATGCTCTCAACCAGATTATTCAAAGCCGTAAAAAATAGCGGATTGATTCGAAAAGGGATTTGGTTTAAAAAACGACCACAATGGGAAATGCTCAAAAGCATTAAGAATGAAACGCATATGGCAAGTGAACACCCTTTGGTATGGTCGCAACTAAAAATTGGATAAGATGGAACTACAGGCGATACAAAATAGAATTTATGAGGTGCGGGGGCAAAAAGTACTTTTAGATTTTGACCTTGCAGCAATGTATGGAACGGAAACCAAAAGGTTAAAAGAAGCTGTGAGAAGAAATATAGAGCGTTTCCCATCCGACTTTATGTTTGAATTGACCAATGAAGAACATAAATCTTTAAGGACGCAATCTGCGACCTTAGAAAAAAACGGGCGTGGCAAGTTTAGCAAATACAATCCTTTTGCTTTTACCGAACAAGGTATTGCAATGTTGGCAAGCGTATTGCGCAGCTCCAAGGCCATTGAGGTCAACATACAGATTGTACGTGCTTTTGTTTTCCTTAGAAAGTATGCCTTATCCCATTCGGAATTGACCCTTAAACTCCAAGAATTGGAAGCCAAGTATAATAAACAATTTAAGGACGTTTTTGAGGCGATTAATTTTCTACTTCAAAAGGATAAAATTGAAACGGACCAAAAAAAACGGAATAGGGTAGGATTTAAAAAGTAAAATATAAATACCGTATGAATCTCAGTTATTCTACAATATCTTTTACTACCCTTTCATCATTATATGGATGAAAATCTTTCAAACTTCCAGTTGACTCAATTTCAATCCTATAATAATGTCCATCAAAATAAACACTCCTTTTTCCCATTCGTCTAAATGATGCTTCAGGGGTATCTTTAAAATGCGCTTGAATCTCTTTGTTTATGCTTTCTATGACCAACTTAATAACTCGAATTATATCTTCAAATTTATATTGAAATACAGATTTGATGGCAAACCTTTCTCCAACTTGAGTTTCTGCAACGTGTCGAGCATATATATGTACAAATCTTTCAAATTCTAAAAAGACGATTTTTTCTCCAAATGCAATAACTCTTTCATCATATTCTTTGCAAATCTTTTTAAGTGATTCTATCTCCTCA is a genomic window of Flagellimonas sp. CMM7 containing:
- a CDS encoding site-specific integrase — translated: MFNRKTCSMRTDSTLGVIFFTRKKRNNPEWLDIYVRITVNKERAELSIKRDIAMSNWDIFRCRAKETSENLILLNAYLDDVYAEVLNAHKQLHSERKLITAKAIKLRYLGEDEQRITLMQAVAFHNRNINNELKAGTLKNYFSTERYLKEFLQERLKTDDIYLVQLNYRFIVDFENFIRTYKPKKERKICSNNGVMKHMSRLMKITNMAIRMEWLDKNPFKNYKLRFIKNERDYLTERELNLLEETNFMIIGLKRVKDIFLFSCYTGLSYIDIKDLRPDQILIGLDGNRWIHTKRAKTDEPLKIPLLPRAWEIINKYEEGSKRTGKLLPVYSNQKTNKYLKEIAMASHIYKNITFHVARHTFATTVTLSNGVPIETVSKLLGHTKLSTTQIYARVLQKKVGEDMQNLMNLYKAKKNLGS
- a CDS encoding RteC domain-containing protein, which produces MELQLLSQELSEELARIESITKDVVKKSDLSIVLCRNLLIKFKRSISKIKFHSPTEEIHFFKQIKQIPLSNLVYFFELKSFEIHYPKGSDSSKKKYINRKLKKLNVFFSHNLDFIQYIDQEKTYLDTHYFTRAFFDEFNITHARYYFRDPDFSTSHDLLLAKLSANRRLIVYMDQRLSNIGRLNGHVITPSNRLNWTGSKTDMTELVYALKSSGAINQGRASIREITKALEQLFHFRSGDPYQNYREIRIRKKSRTKFLDNLTISLQSDLDKADE
- a CDS encoding ORF6N domain-containing protein: MELQAIQNRIYEVRGQKVLLDFDLAAMYGTETKRLKEAVRRNIERFPSDFMFELTNEEHKSLRTQSATLEKNGRGKFSKYNPFAFTEQGIAMLASVLRSSKAIEVNIQIVRAFVFLRKYALSHSELTLKLQELEAKYNKQFKDVFEAINFLLQKDKIETDQKKRNRVGFKK
- a CDS encoding helix-turn-helix domain-containing protein — encoded protein: MPANIITADDLKEFKEKLVSEIKELLNNYNRITIDKWIKSNIVMKKLGISPGTLQNFRINETIPFSKLGGIIYYDEEEIDEILKNNKNFFLKNRNDSRYI